From one Triticum urartu cultivar G1812 chromosome 3, Tu2.1, whole genome shotgun sequence genomic stretch:
- the LOC125549024 gene encoding uncharacterized protein At4g15970-like → MEALEGDELPAVCVRVRGGSVVCRGSWHASGAIFSCIHLQASWVASRQRLWVMAMDMTSRLGKQRNGAGVSHAVSFLLGALLPTVLIFFLAADRVGVQLATISSFQFWNGSTHQLATSNATNLPGDGSGGEKEEAFPGLAELLPKVAMDDGTVIITAVNEAWARPGSLLDLFLGSFRDGDGIAHLLNHTLIVAADPGALALCQAVHPHCYLHEVTSANVSSANSFMTKSYLELIWARLEVPQRILQLGYNYLSTDVDVMWLRNPFRHISLYADVAMSTDRFYGNAEDLQNVGNGGFYYIRSTNRTVEMLSRWLAARSRFPSAHDQGVLNEIKAELAAGDLQIKFVFLDTVIFGGFCQFHEEMDKVCTMHANCCIGLENKVDDLTNMIADWKNYTSKTPSDKFKWTFPTKCKASMGKR, encoded by the exons ATGGAAGCCTTGGAGGGTGACGAGCTTCCGGCCGTGTGCGTTCGCGTTCGTGGTGGAAGCGTCGTGTGCAGGGGTAGTTGGCATGCAAGTGGCGCCATTTTTAGCTGTATACATCTGCAGGCCAGTTGGGTTGCAAGTCGACAGCGGCTCTGGGTCATGGCAATGGACATGACGAGCCGTCTGGGAAAGCAGCGCAACGGGGCCGGCGTCAGCCACGCGGTCTCGTTCCTCCTCGGGGCCCTTCTCCCCACGGTGCTGATCTTCTTCCTCGCCGCCGATCGGGTCGGCGTGCAGCTGGCCACCATATCGAGCTTCCAGTTCTGGAATGGATCGACTCACCAGCTGGCTACTAGCAATGCTACTAACCTCCCAGGTGACGGCTCGGGCGGCGAAAAG GAGGAAGCATTCCCGGGGCTCGCGGAGCTGCTGCCAAAGGTTGCCATGGACGACGGGACGGTGATCATCACGGCGGTGAACGAGGCGTGGGCGCGCCCAGGCTCCCTCCTCGACCTCTTCCTCGGCAGCTTCCGCGACGGCGACGGGATCGCGCACCTCCTCAACCACACCCTCATCGTCGCCGCCGACCCCGGCGCCTTGGCACTTTGCCAGGCCGTGCACCCGCACTGCTACCTCCATGAGGTCACCTCCGCCAACGTTAGCTCCGCTAACAGCTTCATGACCAAGAGCTATCTCGAGCTCATCTGGGCCAGGCTCGAGGTCCCACAACGTATCCTCCAACTTGGCTACAACTATCTCTCCACC GATGTGGATGTCATGTGGTTGCGCAACCCGTTCCGGCACATCAGCCTTTACGCCGACGTGGCCATGTCGACCGACCGCTTCTACGGCAATGCCGAGGACCTACAAAATGTGGGAAACGGCGGCTTCTACTACATTAGGTCGACAAACCGGACGGTGGAGATGCTAAGTCGTTGGCTGGCAGCGAGGTCGCGGTTCCCCTCCGCCCATGACCAAGGAGTGCTGAACGAGATCAAGGCCGAGCTCGCAGCCGGTGACCTACAGATCAAGTTCGTGTTCCTTGATACGGTGATCTTTGGCGGTTTCTGCCAGTTCCACGAAGAGATGGACAAGGTATGTACGATGCACGCCAATTGCTGCATCGGGCTCGAGAACAAGGTGGACGACCTCACCAACATGATTGCCGATTGGAAGAACTACACAAGCAAGACGCCATCGGACAAGTTCAAGTGGACGTTCCCCACCAAGTGCAAGGCGTCGATGGGAAAACGCTAA
- the LOC125549025 gene encoding uncharacterized protein At4g15970-like, translating to MGSLRSTQHDCGGGVSHSLSFLLGALLPTVLLFFLASDRVDEQLSSISTFRFRNGSSAHQLTSHAADLPTNGSDGGDKKEKAFQGLAELLPRVAMDDGTVIITSVNEAFAQPGSLLDLFRGSFRDGEGIAHLLNHTLIVAVDPGALALCKAVHPHCYLLEVMAAGVSSANGFMTRSYLELVWSKLTLQHRVLQLGYNYLYTDLDVLWLRNPFRHISLYADMAVSTDRFNGDAEDLTNAPNTGFYYVRSTNRTVEMVRRWRAARSRFRPLAHDQEVFEAIKGEFVAGELRIKLVFLDTALFDGFCEYHGEMDRVCTMHANCCLRLATKMHDLRNVVADWKRYSSLPPPEKMSSKLRWTYPAKCAATMKIPA from the exons ATGGGCAGCCTGAGGAGCACGCAGCACGACTGCGGCGGCGGCGTCAGCCACTCGCTCTCGTTCCTCCTTGGGGCTCTCCTCCCCACCGTGCTGCTCTTCTTCCTCGCCTCCGACCGGGTCGACGAGCAGCTGTCCAGCATATCGACCTTCCGGTTCCGGAACGGATCGTCAGCTCATCAGCTGACTAGCCATGCTGCCGACCTCCCGACCAATGGCTCGGATGGTGGCGACAAAAAG GAGAAGGCATTCCAGGGGCTGGCGGAGCTGCTGCCGAGGGTCGCCATGGACGACGGGACGGTGATCATCACGTCGGTGAACGAGGCGTTCGCGCAGCCCGGCTCCCTGCTCGACCTCTTCCGCGGGAGCTTCCGCGACGGCGAGGGGATCGCGCACCTCCTCAACCACACCCTCATCGTCGCCGTTGACCCCGGCGCCTTGGCCCTCTGCAAGGCCGTGCACCCCCACTGCTACCTCCTGGAGGTCATGGCCGCCGGCGTCAGCTCCGCCAACGGCTTCATGACCAGAAGCTACCTCGAGCTCGTCTGGTCCAAGCTCACCTTGCAGCACCGCGTCCTCCAGCTCGGCTACAACTATCTCTACACC GATCTGGATGTGCTGTGGCTGCGCAACCCGTTCCGGCACATCAGCCTCTACGCCGACATGGCCGTCTCCACCGACCGGTTCAACGGCGACGCCGAGGACCTGACGAACGCGCCCAACACCGGCTTCTACTACGTCAGGTCGACCAACCGCACGGTGGAGATGGTGAGGCGGTGGCGGGCGGCGAGGTCGCGGTTCCGGCCGCTGGCCCACGACCAGGAGGTCTTCGAGGCGATCAAGGGCGAGTTCGTCGCCGGCGAGCTGCGGATAAAGCTGGTGTTCCTGGACACGGCGCTCTTCGACGGCTTCTGCGAGTACCACGGCGAGATGGACCGGGTGTGCACGATGCACGCCAACTGCTGCCTCCGGCTCGCGACCAAGATGCACGACCTCCGGAACGTGGTCGCCGACTGGAAGAGGTACTCGAGCCTGCCGCCGCCGGAGAAGATGAGCAGCAAGCTCAGGTGGACGTACCCCGCCAAGTGTGCGGCGACGATGAAAATACCGGCATAA